The segment GACTAGgagaacaaacaaacaaataagcCCAAGTTTTCAAACAAAGGCCCGTTaaagaaaccctaaactcaaaaagGGGACATATAAATAAGCTGTCTTTCTCATTTCGTAAGTTCGGCGGCTTCTAGCAGTTTCACTTGTTCGCACGGGAAAAATGCCGGCAGGACATGGAGTTCGTGCCCGAACGAGGGATCTGTTCGCGAGGGGGTTCAGGAAGAAGGGTACAATCCCATTGTCCACTTACCTCAGAACCTTCAAGGTCGGCGATTACGTCGATGTTAAAGTGAACGGTGCGATCCACAAGGGTATGCCTCACAAGTTCTACCATGGTCGTACTGGCCGTGTCTGGAACGTCACCAAACGTGCCGTTGGTGTCGAAGTCAACAAACAGGTCTGATGATGTCTCATCTCTTGTGTCTTTACTATAAGTAAATGTTACTCCACTGCGTCAATCTTATTGTTAGATTAAGATTTGAGCTTAATTAGATTAGTGATATTAGATTAGTGGCAGTTAACCTTAAAACtcgtcttttttcttttgatcttaTGTAGTGCATATCTTGGTGGATAACGTGATtgactaaattaaatatttggtaATGTGTTTCAGATCGGAAACAGGATCATAAAGAAGAGACTTCACGTGCGTGTGGAACATGTGCAGCAGTCCCGATGTTTTGAGGAGTTCAAactgagaaagaagaagaacgaTGAGCTCAAAGCTGCAGCCAAAGCCAGGGGAGAGACGATAAGCACCAAGAGGCAGCCTAAAGGACCCAAACCTGGATTCATGGTTGAAGGTATGACCTTGGAGACCGTCACCCCAATTCCATACGACGTCGTCAACGATCTCAAAGGAGGCTATTAGTTCTTACTTTTCTTCCCTATTCTTGCTGTCTGTTTTTGGAACTCTGCATTTGTAACGGATTAAAATTCTTATATGATTTATATGAGAAATTTTAGCaatccaaatttttattttatgttatgttCATTATCATtgttcatatttttgtttatcaGAACCATTGATTCAACCAGTTAGCCTAAACTATAGAGAGACATAACAGCTGCTTGTTTGTATTGTAGCTTTTGGTTATTCTGTTTGCTCTTTGAGTTTCCTAAAATAGATAACCTCATTTCATCCGTTACTTACCTAAATTTTCTTATAAGCTATTTCAGGAATCACTCATATtccaacctctctctctctctctctgtccaTTATTGTTTCTAGTTTTTGCAGTTATGTTGGATCTTCAAAACCTTCTCTTCCTCATTCTTCTAGGGTTTCCTTTCAATTGATCTTAGAATGTGTGATTGTATTGTAGGTAGAATCAAGAACCCACATAATCATTTGGTATAGAGATCAAACACACATTTGATCCCATAAAGCTTGAATCCTTGATCCCTTTTGTGGGTTAATGGAAGGAATCGATAATCAATAACAGAATAAGAAGCATAGGGAGGCTAATCAAACCATACAGTTTCCTGGTTCCGATCAGGAAACTGTGGAGAATTATGGGCTGCAAATTCTCCAAGGGAATACGAGCAAATGATAGCATCATCAACCAGAACATTgacgacaacaacaacaacattgtCAAGGAGAGAAGAAACAAGCCTAATACAAGAACctgcaagaagaagaaaaagcctGCTTCATCCAGCATAGCCAATGTTGGATCCGAGGAAAGACCCGATGCCAagaacaacgaagaagaagaagccaccTTGAAGCTTCTATTACCCAGCGATGC is part of the Raphanus sativus cultivar WK10039 chromosome 5, ASM80110v3, whole genome shotgun sequence genome and harbors:
- the LOC108857600 gene encoding 60S ribosomal protein L21-1, translating into MPAGHGVRARTRDLFARGFRKKGTIPLSTYLRTFKVGDYVDVKVNGAIHKGMPHKFYHGRTGRVWNVTKRAVGVEVNKQIGNRIIKKRLHVRVEHVQQSRCFEEFKLRKKKNDELKAAAKARGETISTKRQPKGPKPGFMVEGMTLETVTPIPYDVVNDLKGGY